GCTGCACGTATTTCACCTCCTTCTTAGATGTTTACGGTGTTCTTAGTATAAGAGGATCACTCGTATCTATACATGCACAAAAAAGAAGCTAACAGGTCTCTACCTATTAGCTTCTCATCATTCATTTATAACAATACGTATTTTCCACTTTCTTTTAAATCCTTATAAACCTCATTTAACGTTTTTTCAGAGTAAGACTCAAGGTTTTCAGTCCTCTGCTTAAATCGCTCAAGCAGGCTTTCTGTTGAATGTCCATCTGTTAAAAGATCTTCTAATACATCTTCTAATACATCATCACGACCAAGCACAATCCGCCCTTTAAATACGATGCTATAACCGTCACTTAATTCTGTAATGGTCTCGATGCTTGTAATCATCGCTGCTGGGTGATTATCCTTGCTTGTGATAATTACATTCAAAAAGACATGGCGGTTTGCTTTTTGTTCTCCCTCAAAAAAACGCAAATTTTCTTTTGGTACAACTGCATGAATAAACCAAGTTCGTTCCTTGTTTTCCATGTTGATAATGAGCCCATCTTTTATAGGAATCGATTCTTGTCTTATGGATTCATTGTCTCCCGCCAAAAGATAGAGTGCATAGAGCTTAAATGTCTTCATACAGACTGACACCTCCCATTGTGAACATACAGATCTATTCTTATTTAAACACAGTGGGCTCCTTAAGTAAATCTGTTCACTACCTACACAATACGGCGCAATGTAAGAAACAAAGCTAGAATATTCCGTCGCTCGGTTTAAAAATACACATGAGAAGATGGATTCTGCAGACATTCCGCTACTTGGATGGGGGGCACGCTTTCCGTGGGCGGGCGTTGAACTAAACTGGCTAGCGCCAGTGTATTTCAACCCTGCCCGTAAATCCCACTGGAGTCGGCCTCCCCCATCCCGTCCGCTATGTTGGAGCGTTAAATTTTTATAGATTGTTACTGGAAATTTAATTGATTGGGTAAATTAGTGTTTCTCAAATTTAAACCGGGAACAAACCAAAATTGAAAGAGTTTGAGGTAAAATCAAAAAATAAATGTTTTTAAAAGACGAACATCATTTTATTTATCTGTATAACATTAATAAAATTTCACTGACCCGTAAGTAACTTAATCCTATTTTAAAATCATCCCAAACTAGCGGAGTGTATGTCCGCAGCGAAAGCCCAACCTCCTATTTAATTGATGTACAAAAAAAAAGAACCATTATGTTGTCTCACTCACATAATGGTTCGGGTTTATAATTTGATCGCTTAAAAGTTCCAGCCTCAATATCTTACTATACCGTATACAGCTTGTCCTAGATTCATTTTTTCAGCTAAGAGCTTTTGACATTCTTATATACTGATTCAATTTGTTTTTCTTCAATCCATTTAATAAAGTCTTCTTCTTCCGTTGTTAAACTTCTGCCAAGTTTTATTTCGCAGTCATCAACTAGCTCTTCATATAAGTTTTTACATGTCATTGTAAATGCCCCATTTCTATAAGAACTTAATAGTTAAGCATCGCGACTTTCATACGCCATCCTCTCCATCAACTTATTCATAAATGTGGACGATATGACTTAATTATTCGGTTAACATGTATCTTCAACTCACACGTTCAGAATCCTGCTTGGAAAAAGTGAATTTCTCTCAGTTAAATAGTCGGAGCTGCAAAATGTGAATCTAATTTATGCTGTAAATTACGTTGTTCAAGCTCTTGATGCAGAAGCATAATAAAATCTTCACTTAAGCTAAGCTCTTTTGCTTTTACATACGCCTCCACCAACATATCATCTTGTAAATTATTCATTAGCCCTCCGACACACACTCCTATTTTTAAAATTGTTGTTTTTCGTATGCTTGTTTGATTTGGTTCAGTCCTTTTTGAAGTATTTCTCTTGGGCAAGCCAAATTCAGACGTTCAAAGTTCTCTGCTTCTTCTCCAAACATCGGTCCATGGTTTAATGCAACCTTTGCTTCTTCAACTAGCCACTGCTTCCGTTCATCTGCCTCTAATGGAAGTTGACTAAAATCGAGCCATAGTAGATAGGTTCCTTGTGGTTTGATCACGTTAATCTTTGGCATGTTAGTGTGAATAAAATCTGCCGTAAATTGATAATTCTGCTGAACATATTGCATCAACTCGTGAAGCCATTCTTCCCCTTCATTATAGGCGACTTCTGTTGCTAAAGCGGCAAACGAATTTGGACTATTCATAAAAGTAGATTCCAAATATCTTTTTAGATCCAGTCGTCTCTTCTTGTTTTGAATGACAATGTAGGATGCAATAATTCCTGCAAGATTAAACGTTTTTGTCGGAGCAAGACATGTGAATGTCCGGTCTGCCATATCCTCATTAATTGACGCGAACGGAATATGGTTGTATCCGTCAAATAATAGATCCGCGTGAATTTCATCCGATACAACCAACAAATCATACTTCTTACAAAGAGCAGCTAATTCTTCAAGCTCTTGTCTCGACCAAACCCGACCTCCTGGGTTATGTGGATGACAGAAAACAAGCATTTTTGTTTTTTCTGTGATGGACGCTTCAAGCTGAGTAAGATCCATTGTAAATTGCCCATTTTCATCTTGAAGCAGAGGGTTTCTAACAATTGAACGGTCATTTTTACTAATGACATCGTAAAAAGGATAATACACAGGTGTCTGAATGATGACTTCATCACCAGGTTCGGTGAACACCTTCACAAGATTGCTGATCGTTGGCACAATTCCAACAGTGTGAACGATTGAACTTGAATCAATTTCCCACTCATATCTCCGGCTTGCCCAATTAACAATGGCTTCATTTACAGAAGAAGAAGGTGTTATGTATCCAAACACTCCTTGTTGCACTCGATTGGTTAGTGCGTCAAGCACAGGCTGCGGAGCTTTGAAATCCATATCTGCAACCCACATCGGTAATAAATCACTTGCTCCATAACGTTGTTCTAATCCGTCCCACTTTAAAGAGTTTGTCCCTTTGCGTTCAATTACTTC
The nucleotide sequence above comes from Alkalicoccobacillus plakortidis. Encoded proteins:
- a CDS encoding YwpF-like family protein; translation: MKTFKLYALYLLAGDNESIRQESIPIKDGLIINMENKERTWFIHAVVPKENLRFFEGEQKANRHVFLNVIITSKDNHPAAMITSIETITELSDGYSIVFKGRIVLGRDDVLEDVLEDLLTDGHSTESLLERFKQRTENLESYSEKTLNEVYKDLKESGKYVLL
- a CDS encoding sporulation histidine kinase inhibitor Sda gives rise to the protein MNNLQDDMLVEAYVKAKELSLSEDFIMLLHQELEQRNLQHKLDSHFAAPTI
- a CDS encoding MalY/PatB family protein, coding for MYRFDEVIERKGTNSLKWDGLEQRYGASDLLPMWVADMDFKAPQPVLDALTNRVQQGVFGYITPSSSVNEAIVNWASRRYEWEIDSSSIVHTVGIVPTISNLVKVFTEPGDEVIIQTPVYYPFYDVISKNDRSIVRNPLLQDENGQFTMDLTQLEASITEKTKMLVFCHPHNPGGRVWSRQELEELAALCKKYDLLVVSDEIHADLLFDGYNHIPFASINEDMADRTFTCLAPTKTFNLAGIIASYIVIQNKKRRLDLKRYLESTFMNSPNSFAALATEVAYNEGEEWLHELMQYVQQNYQFTADFIHTNMPKINVIKPQGTYLLWLDFSQLPLEADERKQWLVEEAKVALNHGPMFGEEAENFERLNLACPREILQKGLNQIKQAYEKQQF